GAAACGCACCTGCGGCACGAGATCAACTTGTACGATGTGGCCTCAAAGCGGATGGCGTGGATCGCCACGTCACACGCCACGATCGACGACCCATCCGACCTCAAATCGCTGTACAAGGCCTTGGCGATGGAGGCGGTGGAGCGGCTGATCGAAACGGGATTGGTGCCGCTGGCCGTGGCGGCCGAGTGACTTCGACGGCTTGGCTGGAAAAATCCGGGTTTTCGCTTGCTACCGAACTTATGTTAGGTTACAATGTCTGCCGACGACGGAGGGTTCGGCATGACGAACAAGCGAAAGGGCCAGTTACCCTCGCCCAAGCAATTGGAATTGCTCAACTTAATGACGCAGTTCCAGCGGGATCGCGGGTATTGTCCGAGCATGGACGAGATGGGGCAGATGCTCGGGGTCAGTAAGGTCACGGTCTATCAGCACGTTCGGGCGCTGGAGCGCAAGGGGTTGATCACGCGGCTTCGGCATAAGGCCCGGTCGATCCAGGTGGTGGCGGATAAGGCGCCGGCTGCGGCGCCGAAGTCGGGTTGGTCGCTGCCGCTGATGGGCAACATCGCAGCGGGCACGCCGATCGAGGTCTACGAGGTGGCCGACGCCATTGACCTCGAGCAGTTCTTCGCCCATCCGGAGCGGATATACGCCCTGAAGGTCGAAGGCGAATCGATGATCGACGAGCAGATTCGCGACGGCGACTACGTGGTGGTTGAACCGCGGCGCGAGGCGACGCAGGGCGAGACGGTGGTGGCCCGGCTGCCGGACGGCGAGATCACGCTCAAGAAGTTTTTCCGGGAGAAGGGCCGGGTGCGTCTGCAGCCGGCCAACGCGAACCTCAAGCCGATTTACACCAAACAGGTGGACATTCTCGGTGTGGTGATCGGGCTGCTCAGGAAGTACTGAGGGCGGCGGATCAGGGTCTCTACGGCCGGTGCCATTGGGTGCACTTGGCGCAGAGGGAATTGGAGTCGTATCGGCCGCTGCGGTGATCGCTGCGCAACTGGCCGAGCGGGCCGTTGTGCCACAGGTCGGTCAGCGGCTTGTCGCCGAGATTTCCAGCGGGGTTGGCAGCGAGGAAATCGACGTCGCAAAGCGGAACCGTGCCGTCGGCGAGGACGGTCATGCGCGACCAGAGGCGGCGGCAGGGCCGCCGCTGCGGACCGGCCATCGAGCTGACGGCCAGGTCGGCCAGTTGGCCGGCGTAGTCGCAATAGCCGGCGATCACCGCGGCGCCGACCTTGTTGAGCCATGTGTCGTAGAATGGCTCCATCAGGTCGAGGGTCTCGTGCGTCTTGAGCATCTCGGGCACGACCAGCGGCAGCGGCTGGCGGCGCTCGTGGCGCGAGCGGATCAGCCGTTCAATTCCCGCCAGAGCGTCTTCGTAGCAATCTTGGCCGAAGGCCTGGGCATAGCGTTGGCGATCCGGCACATCGAGCAGGACGGACACGATATCGATGGGCAGATCGACCAGCATGTCAGCCGTCGGTTCGTCGAGCAGGCCTGTCGTGTTCAGGCAGATGCCCCAGACGCCCGCGTTGTGCAGATCCTGGACGATTTCGGCGAACCTCGGATGCCGCGTCGGTTCGCCGAAACCGCCGAGACAGACCAGCAGATCGTCGCACTCAGCGGTCAGCTTTGCGATCTGATCGATCAGCCGGCCGGCGTCGATCGGGCCGCGCGGCCCAGGCGCCGGACGAATCGATTTGGGCGTCGGCCAGCCGGCGACGAGTTCGGCTTCGATCTCATCGGGCCAGCGGCTCAGGTGGGGCAGGCCCTTGTCGCGGACCCACCGGCAGATGCGATCGGCGCCGAGTTCCTCGTCGGTCAACTCGTCGAGCATGGCCTCGATCAGGCCGAGCGACCGCTTGTTGTCGCCGATCAGGCGAACCGGCGTCTGGATCACCGCCGGGTCGATCACGATGTTGCATGGTTTGGCGATGATATCGGGTTTGGGCGCGTCCGGCCGATAGACCAGGGCTGAGCCCAGAAGCTGGCTGGTCTGGCCCATCTGACTGAGCAGGTCGGCGGCCACGACCACGCCGGAAAGGCCCGGCGGGGCCTGCGTGAAGAACAGCTTGTACTCGTCGCGGTACTGGCGGTAGTGGGCGATCTGGCGCGAGAGCAAGTGCGGATCGACCACGACGGCGGAGGCGGGAACCGAAAGCACCGCTTCGGCGCGCGAGGCCTTGGCCACCTCGTGCAGCACCGCGGGCAGGACCTCCTCATCAAAGCCGCACGCGCCGAGCAGCCCGCCTCGCCAGCAGGTCTTGGCCCACTTGCGAGAGGCCTGGACGCCCGGCCAGTAGCGCGGCGGGTCGAACCGGGCCTTCAGGATTTCCGCCCGCGTCCCGGCGACCAGGCGGCCGATGATCTCTTCGTGTTCGGGCTGGCAGAAGACGACGATGCCGGCGGCGCCTTCGACGCGTTCCAGGCGGCGGATCGTCCGGCGGAGCACCGGCTCGCCGCGCAGCGGGCGGTCGAGCTTGGCGGGCAGTCCCATCGGCGAACGATCGGGATCGGCCCAGACGGCGATCACCACGCGTGAGTCATTTTCCGCCGTCATCGGCTGCTCCCTCGGCTTGCTTCGCCTCAATGCGCGACAGGCCGTCGCGCAGGACTTTCTCCAGATCGTCGCAGCCGCGGACCACCGCCTCGACGAACTCGACGTCGCGCTGAAGCTGGCGGCGGGCGCGCTCCGCGCCCTGCTC
The nucleotide sequence above comes from Phycisphaerae bacterium. Encoded proteins:
- the lexA gene encoding transcriptional repressor LexA encodes the protein MTNKRKGQLPSPKQLELLNLMTQFQRDRGYCPSMDEMGQMLGVSKVTVYQHVRALERKGLITRLRHKARSIQVVADKAPAAAPKSGWSLPLMGNIAAGTPIEVYEVADAIDLEQFFAHPERIYALKVEGESMIDEQIRDGDYVVVEPRREATQGETVVARLPDGEITLKKFFREKGRVRLQPANANLKPIYTKQVDILGVVIGLLRKY